In Helicobacter ganmani, a single genomic region encodes these proteins:
- a CDS encoding YihY/virulence factor BrkB family protein, translating into MKANNIQKSESLQDLESQETKSEVKSNAKDFFIKLLELRKLCSFGLFKSICAKIWLLVRYLYVFLKGDLLYYASSLSFYTIFALLPMLLIVFSLVAAMPEFRENLESFKNLIITNFIPTHSDVFLSYMDSFLQNSTKLGGMGFIYAFVTSILFFKNYQDIAGKIFHSHTRGFWDSISVYWTCMTLFPLGILFSIYLSTKAYAYLQELGYSTYIAWLFQLIPYLVVWAVFFMLFKISANTKISNKNTLISSLITALLWSICKWGFVYYVFYNKAYLTLYGSFSILLFLFIWVYLSWAILLFGMSLSRGIDEVFIQELESQSE; encoded by the coding sequence ATGAAAGCAAATAACATTCAAAAGTCAGAATCCTTGCAAGACTTGGAATCCCAAGAAACAAAATCAGAAGTGAAATCCAATGCAAAGGATTTCTTTATAAAGCTGTTGGAATTACGAAAGCTATGCAGTTTTGGCTTATTCAAAAGTATTTGTGCGAAAATTTGGTTGCTTGTGCGCTATTTGTATGTGTTTTTAAAAGGCGATTTGCTGTATTATGCCTCAAGCCTTAGTTTTTACACGATTTTTGCGCTTTTGCCTATGCTTTTGATTGTGTTTTCGCTTGTTGCCGCAATGCCAGAGTTTAGAGAAAATTTAGAAAGTTTTAAAAATCTCATCATTACAAACTTTATCCCCACGCATTCCGATGTTTTTTTAAGTTATATGGATAGTTTTTTACAAAACTCCACAAAGCTTGGTGGAATGGGATTTATCTACGCTTTTGTTACTTCTATTTTGTTTTTTAAAAACTATCAAGATATTGCAGGAAAAATTTTTCACTCCCACACACGCGGTTTTTGGGATTCTATTTCTGTATATTGGACTTGTATGACGCTTTTTCCATTAGGGATTCTATTTTCTATTTATTTAAGCACCAAAGCGTATGCATATTTGCAAGAGTTGGGTTATAGCACTTATATTGCTTGGCTTTTTCAGCTGATACCTTATTTGGTAGTGTGGGCGGTGTTTTTTATGCTTTTTAAAATTTCTGCAAATACTAAGATTAGCAATAAAAATACCTTGATAAGCTCCCTTATTACCGCACTTTTATGGTCTATTTGTAAATGGGGATTTGTTTATTATGTGTTTTATAACAAAGCTTATTTAACGCTTTATGGTTCTTTTAGTATTCTACTTTTTTTGTTTATTTGGGTTTATCTCTCGTGGGCGATTCTACTTTTTGGAATGAGTCTTAGTCGCGGGATTGATGAAGTTTTTATTCAAGAGTTAGAATCGCAAAGTGAGTAG
- a CDS encoding cytochrome c oxidase, cbb3-type, CcoQ subunit yields MEYETIRIIQGYAYWFITILLVFLLYGYVFHLYKSQRSGKIDYEKYARLALDDDLNDALVEKRNNKDEKKES; encoded by the coding sequence GTGGAATATGAAACGATAAGAATCATTCAAGGTTATGCTTATTGGTTTATTACAATTCTATTAGTGTTTTTGTTGTATGGATATGTATTTCATCTTTACAAAAGCCAAAGAAGTGGAAAAATTGATTATGAGAAATACGCAAGACTTGCGTTAGATGATGACCTAAATGATGCTTTAGTGGAAAAACGAAATAATAAAGACGAAAAGAAGGAGAGCTAA
- a CDS encoding hemolysin family protein — protein sequence METESLLLAIFALFLVMLNGFFVLSEFAIVKIRRSRLEELSRREVPSAKLALKITGKLDSYLSATQLGITLSSLGLGWVGEPAIARLLEKPFKYFIGENPVLLHSVSFVVAFSFITLLHVVAGELIPKSVAIAKSEKAVLFVAKPLHMFWILFFPLIRIFDYLAVFSLHKMGIKPASEGEESAHSEEELKIIVGESLKGGYLDTIENEIIQNAVSFSDTMAKEIMTPRKDMICLYDDNSYEENMRIVTSTKHTRYPYCKEGKDNIIGMVHLRDLLETMLSENPSKELESLIREIIIVPESASISNILIQMNRRQIHTALVVDEYGGTAGLLTMEDILEEVIGDISDEHDKKNDDYHKIDEDSYSFDGMLDLERVADVLGIEFEKDTEQVTIGGYVFNLLERMPVVGDVISDEFCDYEVLATQGARIVRLKATKKSFKLSNEE from the coding sequence TTGGAAACAGAGTCGCTTCTTTTGGCTATTTTCGCACTCTTTTTGGTAATGTTGAATGGTTTCTTTGTGCTTTCTGAATTTGCAATCGTCAAGATTCGCCGTTCTCGTTTAGAGGAATTAAGTAGGAGAGAAGTTCCGAGTGCGAAATTAGCACTTAAGATTACAGGCAAGCTAGATTCTTATCTTTCTGCTACACAGCTTGGCATTACGCTTTCCTCTTTGGGGCTAGGTTGGGTTGGCGAACCTGCGATTGCGCGTCTGCTTGAAAAGCCTTTTAAATACTTCATAGGTGAAAATCCTGTTCTACTACATTCTGTTAGTTTTGTTGTTGCGTTTAGCTTTATTACGCTTTTGCATGTTGTAGCAGGAGAGTTGATTCCAAAGTCTGTTGCAATTGCGAAATCTGAAAAGGCAGTGTTGTTTGTGGCGAAGCCTCTACATATGTTTTGGATTCTCTTTTTTCCTCTGATTCGTATTTTTGACTATTTGGCGGTTTTTTCTTTGCACAAAATGGGCATTAAACCCGCAAGTGAGGGAGAGGAGAGTGCGCACTCCGAAGAGGAGCTTAAAATTATCGTAGGAGAAAGCTTAAAAGGTGGCTATTTAGATACGATTGAAAATGAGATTATCCAAAATGCAGTGAGTTTTTCGGATACGATGGCAAAAGAGATTATGACACCTAGAAAAGATATGATTTGTTTGTATGATGATAATTCCTATGAGGAAAATATGAGAATCGTAACTTCTACAAAGCACACGCGTTATCCTTATTGCAAAGAGGGCAAGGATAATATCATCGGAATGGTGCATTTACGAGACTTGCTTGAGACGATGTTGAGTGAGAATCCCTCCAAAGAATTGGAAAGTTTAATTAGAGAAATCATCATCGTTCCAGAAAGTGCTTCAATTTCAAATATTCTAATTCAGATGAATCGTCGCCAAATCCACACCGCTCTTGTTGTAGATGAATACGGAGGCACGGCTGGTTTGCTAACAATGGAGGATATTTTAGAGGAAGTCATCGGAGATATTAGCGACGAACACGACAAGAAAAATGATGATTACCACAAGATTGATGAAGATTCCTACTCTTTTGATGGTATGTTGGATTTGGAGCGCGTTGCAGATGTTTTGGGGATTGAGTTTGAAAAAGACACCGAGCAGGTAACGATTGGAGGTTATGTTTTTAATCTTTTGGAGCGAATGCCTGTTGTAGGTGATGTGATTAGCGATGAATTTTGTGATTATGAAGTTTTAGCGACACAAGGAGCTAGAATCGTGCGCTTAAAAGCCACTAAAAAATCTTTTAAATTGAGTAATGAGGAATAA
- a CDS encoding DUF3972 domain-containing protein, with protein sequence METWVVIDEFVKLAQLEKEKVLEMVAKGELKSKQENEQFYIDAGSGTHALVKSGITSGGAVIVQGENAVSSAVDSEFVEKTIGTILSLHEKVVSSKEETISSVKNENQFLKDALFNTQEVYEDDKKTIAILREQLRAAQEEIDFLKRKYRLMWGKAIDIKAKGNVQEQESEEQTTKDSAKAKES encoded by the coding sequence ATGGAAACTTGGGTTGTAATTGATGAGTTTGTAAAGCTTGCGCAATTAGAAAAAGAAAAAGTTTTGGAAATGGTGGCAAAGGGAGAATTAAAAAGCAAACAAGAAAATGAGCAATTCTACATTGATGCAGGAAGTGGCACACACGCATTAGTTAAAAGCGGCATTACAAGTGGTGGTGCGGTGATAGTGCAAGGAGAAAATGCTGTAAGTAGTGCCGTAGATAGTGAGTTTGTGGAAAAAACGATTGGCACGATTCTAAGTCTGCACGAAAAGGTTGTAAGTTCTAAAGAGGAAACTATTTCAAGCGTTAAAAACGAAAATCAATTTCTTAAAGACGCGCTTTTTAACACCCAAGAAGTCTATGAAGACGATAAGAAAACGATTGCGATTCTTAGAGAGCAATTACGCGCCGCACAAGAAGAAATTGACTTTCTTAAGCGCAAATATCGCTTGATGTGGGGTAAAGCAATTGATATAAAAGCAAAAGGAAATGTCCAAGAACAAGAGAGCGAAGAGCAAACCACAAAAGATTCAGCCAAAGCCAAAGAATCGTAA
- a CDS encoding Na+/H+ antiporter family protein: MLTNPVVVSILVMGVLCLARLNVLLAILISALTAGILGGIGVEKSINLLISGMAGNLETALSYVLLGALASAIARTNLTLILIHYIANFVQNRRLMFCLFIAFFACFSQNLIPVHIAFIPILIPPLLPLMNRLKIDRRAVACALTFGLKAPYVSFSVGFGLIFHTILRDQLNQNGVNIDLSDVSSVMWIGGLSMLIGLLLAIFVFYRKPREYQNTYLSEESLEILERPKMQRRDFAVLLGAIVAFVVQLWAGSLPLGALCGIILMVLLGGIQWGEIDEVMEEGFKMMAFIAFVMLVAAGFGAILKETGAIQSLVNYVATLAGGKFGGALMMLLVGLLITMGIGTSFGTIPIIAAIYCPLGLELGFSSSAIILLVGIAGALGDAGSPASDSTLGPTAGLNADKQHNHIWDTCVPTFLTYNTSLIIGGTIGAILL, encoded by the coding sequence ATGCTGACAAATCCGGTTGTAGTGTCTATTTTGGTTATGGGTGTGCTGTGTTTAGCGCGACTGAATGTGCTTTTGGCAATTTTGATTTCTGCGCTAACAGCGGGAATTTTGGGTGGAATCGGTGTAGAAAAAAGTATCAATCTATTAATTTCTGGTATGGCAGGAAATCTTGAAACTGCCTTGAGTTATGTCTTGCTTGGAGCACTTGCAAGTGCGATTGCGCGCACGAATTTGACTTTGATTCTGATTCATTATATCGCTAATTTTGTGCAAAATCGTCGGTTAATGTTTTGTCTTTTTATCGCTTTTTTTGCGTGTTTTTCACAAAATCTTATTCCAGTGCATATTGCCTTTATACCGATTTTAATTCCACCTTTGTTGCCATTAATGAATCGCTTAAAGATTGATAGACGCGCAGTCGCTTGCGCATTGACTTTTGGTTTGAAAGCTCCTTATGTAAGCTTTAGTGTAGGATTTGGATTGATTTTTCACACAATTCTGCGCGACCAATTGAATCAAAATGGTGTCAATATAGATTTAAGTGATGTTTCAAGTGTGATGTGGATTGGTGGGCTAAGTATGCTGATTGGCTTGTTGCTTGCTATTTTTGTGTTTTATCGTAAGCCTCGTGAATATCAAAATACCTATTTGAGTGAAGAATCCCTTGAGATTTTGGAGCGTCCAAAAATGCAACGTAGGGATTTTGCGGTGTTGCTTGGGGCGATTGTGGCTTTTGTTGTGCAACTTTGGGCTGGTTCATTGCCTCTAGGCGCGTTGTGTGGAATCATCTTAATGGTGTTACTTGGCGGAATCCAATGGGGAGAAATTGACGAAGTAATGGAAGAGGGCTTTAAAATGATGGCATTTATTGCATTTGTAATGCTAGTTGCTGCAGGATTTGGTGCAATCTTAAAGGAGACAGGAGCAATCCAATCACTCGTGAATTATGTTGCTACGCTTGCCGGAGGAAAATTTGGCGGGGCATTGATGATGTTGCTTGTAGGATTGTTAATCACGATGGGAATTGGAACTTCTTTTGGGACGATTCCAATTATTGCGGCAATTTACTGCCCTCTTGGATTGGAGCTTGGTTTTTCTTCTTCTGCAATTATTTTGTTAGTTGGAATCGCAGGAGCATTAGGCGATGCAGGAAGCCCTGCAAGTGATAGCACATTGGGACCGACAGCTGGATTAAACGCGGATAAGCAACACAATCATATTTGGGATACTTGTGTGCCGACTTTTTTAACCTATAATACTTCGTTAATTATTGGTGGAACGATAGGTGCAATTTTGTTGTAA
- the ccoN gene encoding cytochrome-c oxidase, cbb3-type subunit I, whose amino-acid sequence MQSNPALEYDYSIAKLFLFATIAFGIVGLLLGVVIACQMAFPDLNYLAGEFGTFGRLRPLHTNGIIYGFTLSGIWTAWYYLGQRVLKISYNEHPFLKVVGHLHFWVYIVLMALAVVSLFAGMSQSKEYSELVWPLDLLVVVVWVLWGVSLFGSMGVRREQTIYITLWYFIATFVAISALYIFNNLSIPTYLVAGVGSVWHSISLYAGTNDAMVQWWFGHNAVAFVFTSGIIGVIYYFLPKESGQPIFSYKLTLFSFWGLMFVYIWAGSHHLIYSTVPDWMQTMGSIFSVVLILPSWGTAVNMLLTMKGQWHQLKESPLIKFLLLASTWYMLTTLEGPIQSIKSVNALAHFTDWIIGHVHDAALGWVAFTIIAACYHMTPRLFKREIYSKKLMDIQFWVQTVAIILYFSSMWIAGITQGMMWRATDEFGSLAYSFIDTVTVLMPYYTIRAIGGVLYFLGFIIFVYNIIMTIVASRELESEPKYATPMAA is encoded by the coding sequence ATGCAATCAAATCCTGCGTTAGAGTATGATTACTCCATTGCAAAATTATTTCTTTTTGCAACGATCGCATTTGGTATTGTTGGATTGTTGTTGGGTGTTGTGATAGCTTGTCAAATGGCGTTTCCAGACCTTAATTATTTAGCCGGTGAGTTCGGAACATTCGGACGCTTGCGCCCTTTACACACAAATGGAATCATCTATGGATTTACATTGAGTGGTATTTGGACAGCATGGTATTATTTGGGGCAAAGAGTCCTAAAAATTTCTTATAATGAGCATCCATTTTTAAAAGTGGTCGGTCATTTGCATTTTTGGGTTTATATTGTGCTAATGGCACTAGCGGTTGTTAGTTTGTTTGCTGGTATGAGTCAGTCAAAAGAATATTCTGAACTTGTGTGGCCATTAGATTTGTTAGTTGTTGTCGTATGGGTGTTATGGGGAGTTAGTCTCTTCGGTTCAATGGGTGTTAGACGCGAACAAACCATCTATATCACTTTGTGGTATTTTATTGCGACATTTGTAGCAATTTCTGCACTTTATATTTTTAATAACCTTTCTATTCCAACTTATTTAGTTGCTGGCGTAGGGTCTGTTTGGCATTCTATTTCTTTATATGCAGGAACAAATGACGCAATGGTGCAATGGTGGTTTGGGCACAATGCGGTTGCATTTGTTTTCACTTCAGGAATTATTGGTGTGATTTATTATTTCTTACCTAAAGAATCAGGACAACCAATTTTCTCTTATAAATTAACTTTATTTTCATTTTGGGGATTAATGTTTGTTTATATTTGGGCTGGTAGCCACCACCTTATTTATTCTACCGTTCCAGATTGGATGCAAACAATGGGTTCAATTTTTTCAGTTGTTTTGATTTTGCCATCTTGGGGAACAGCAGTAAATATGCTATTAACTATGAAAGGGCAATGGCATCAACTTAAAGAATCTCCGCTCATTAAATTTTTGCTTTTAGCTTCTACTTGGTATATGCTAACTACTTTGGAAGGACCAATTCAATCTATTAAATCCGTTAATGCTTTAGCACACTTTACAGATTGGATTATTGGACACGTGCATGATGCAGCGTTGGGTTGGGTTGCTTTTACAATCATTGCGGCTTGTTATCATATGACTCCAAGATTATTCAAACGTGAAATTTATTCTAAAAAACTAATGGATATTCAATTTTGGGTACAAACTGTTGCGATTATTCTTTATTTCTCAAGTATGTGGATTGCAGGAATTACACAAGGTATGATGTGGAGAGCAACGGATGAATTTGGAAGTTTGGCTTACTCATTTATTGATACTGTAACTGTGCTAATGCCTTATTATACAATTAGGGCAATTGGTGGAGTATTGTATTTCTTAGGCTTTATCATCTTTGTTTATAACATTATTATGACCATTGTTGCTAGTAGGGAGCTTGAGAGTGAACCTAAATATGCAACTCCAATGGCAGCGTAA
- a CDS encoding damage-control phosphatase ARMT1 family protein, producing the protein MSKNKRAKSKPQKIQPKPKNRKIKDFLINLTYECLECLLKQAQSTAKIYCAQFHKDSKESAQIEQMTCSVVKDLFKTLEDFQDLSLENLKNENRNLTCKDKAKLQDLMREFFKQKYTFSFDIESQNHIEIPPTMLAVLVYDRIHKSLNCFSPYGKIKEASIQKARLYKQYFLESLHKKIESQASVAKILEFAIRISVLGNVLDYGAQMSFDLEEQAQRILEVPFASFDLESFLCRLKSAKNLVMIGDNAGENEFDEILIIALNLLYPHLEIFYFVRGAEIINDITLSDLKHTDSAIFTLAKVVDSGVMSPGFIESLASAEAKEIYHNADVILAKGMGNFESMENSAKQDERIFLLFKIKCDVVKNYLQKNLGDFVFFNPNLYAIP; encoded by the coding sequence ATGTCCAAGAACAAGAGAGCGAAGAGCAAACCACAAAAGATTCAGCCAAAGCCAAAGAATCGTAAAATCAAGGATTTTCTCATTAATTTAACCTACGAATGCCTAGAATGTTTGCTCAAACAAGCGCAATCTACTGCGAAGATTTATTGTGCGCAATTCCATAAGGATTCCAAAGAATCTGCGCAAATAGAGCAAATGACTTGCAGTGTTGTCAAAGACTTATTCAAGACTTTAGAGGATTTTCAAGATTTAAGTTTGGAAAATTTAAAGAATGAAAACAGAAATCTAACGTGCAAAGATAAGGCAAAATTACAAGACTTGATGCGGGAGTTTTTCAAGCAAAAATATACCTTCTCTTTTGATATAGAATCCCAAAATCATATTGAGATTCCACCTACAATGTTGGCGGTGCTTGTGTATGATAGAATTCATAAAAGCTTAAATTGCTTTTCTCCTTATGGAAAGATAAAAGAGGCAAGTATCCAAAAGGCAAGATTGTATAAGCAATATTTTTTGGAATCTCTCCACAAGAAAATAGAATCTCAAGCAAGCGTTGCAAAAATTTTAGAGTTTGCAATTCGCATTAGTGTGCTTGGAAATGTTTTAGATTATGGTGCGCAAATGTCTTTTGATTTGGAAGAGCAAGCACAAAGGATTCTTGAAGTCCCTTTTGCTTCTTTTGATTTGGAAAGTTTTTTGTGTCGCTTGAAGTCTGCGAAAAATCTAGTGATGATAGGAGATAATGCGGGTGAAAATGAGTTTGATGAGATTTTGATTATTGCGTTAAATTTGCTATATCCGCATTTAGAGATTTTTTACTTTGTGCGTGGGGCAGAGATTATTAATGATATTACTTTGTCAGATTTAAAGCACACAGACTCTGCGATTTTTACTCTTGCAAAAGTTGTGGATAGTGGCGTGATGAGTCCGGGTTTCATAGAATCTTTAGCAAGCGCAGAAGCAAAGGAAATCTATCATAATGCCGATGTAATTTTGGCAAAAGGAATGGGAAACTTTGAATCTATGGAAAATTCAGCAAAACAAGATGAAAGAATCTTTTTACTTTTTAAGATTAAATGCGATGTGGTAAAAAATTACTTGCAAAAAAATTTGGGGGATTTTGTGTTTTTTAATCCAAATTTATATGCGATTCCATAA
- the ccoO gene encoding cytochrome-c oxidase, cbb3-type subunit II: MFHWLEKNPFFFTVVFLLVFSIAGLVEILPDFAKASRPTENLKPYTLLETAGRQVYISESCNACHSQLIRPFKAETDRYGAYSLSGEYAYDRPFLWGSKRTGPDLHRVGDVRTTDWHEEHMLDPTAVVPGSIMPAYKHLYNKNVDVDTAYAEAYTQKVVFSMPYDTENNPKLGDLEAARAEILAEAKILAEDMKDPEIKAALERGEIKQIVALIAYLNSLGQKRRAN, from the coding sequence ATGTTTCATTGGTTGGAAAAAAATCCGTTTTTCTTTACGGTAGTCTTTTTGTTAGTGTTTTCAATTGCGGGACTAGTTGAGATTTTGCCAGATTTTGCTAAGGCTTCACGTCCGACAGAGAATCTCAAACCTTATACGCTTTTGGAAACAGCAGGGCGTCAAGTTTATATTAGCGAAAGTTGTAATGCATGTCATTCTCAATTAATTCGCCCATTTAAGGCAGAAACAGATCGTTATGGTGCTTATAGTCTAAGTGGTGAATATGCTTATGATAGACCATTCTTGTGGGGCTCTAAAAGAACGGGACCAGATTTACATCGTGTAGGTGATGTCCGAACCACAGATTGGCATGAAGAACATATGTTAGACCCAACTGCGGTAGTTCCGGGTTCTATTATGCCAGCATATAAACATCTATACAATAAAAATGTAGATGTAGATACTGCTTATGCGGAAGCTTATACGCAAAAAGTTGTTTTCTCAATGCCTTATGACACAGAAAATAATCCTAAGTTAGGTGATTTAGAAGCGGCAAGAGCAGAGATTTTAGCAGAAGCAAAAATTCTAGCGGAGGATATGAAAGATCCAGAAATAAAAGCTGCACTTGAAAGAGGTGAAATTAAGCAAATTGTAGCATTGATTGCTTATTTAAACAGCTTGGGACAAAAAAGAAGGGCTAACTAA
- a CDS encoding c-type cytochrome, protein MEWFNLGDSVNQLGLLGAVAILALTIFIVGGYIKKMKDSKAEGELTSEDWDGIKEFKNDIPIGWGATYLVLLIWGLWYWFVGYPLNTYSQIGEYNDEVRAYNAKFEAQWQNIDAQTLTKMGQNLFLVQCSQCHGITTEGMNGTAANLAEWGREEGIIATIKNGSKGLGYMLGDMLPLSEVAPGVVDSEEAQKAVAAYVMAEISEVKNTKYPDLVAKGKELYSAATCNACHGEDGAGMGGMAPDLTKYGTPAFVAEVLEKGKKGHIGIMPTFKTQMLTDKQKEALAHFIYSEKN, encoded by the coding sequence ATGGAATGGTTTAACTTGGGCGACAGTGTAAATCAACTTGGATTACTTGGCGCCGTAGCAATTTTAGCTTTGACTATTTTCATTGTCGGTGGTTACATCAAAAAGATGAAAGATAGCAAGGCAGAAGGTGAATTAACAAGTGAAGATTGGGATGGTATTAAAGAATTTAAAAATGATATTCCAATTGGATGGGGTGCTACTTATCTTGTATTGTTGATTTGGGGTTTGTGGTATTGGTTTGTAGGTTATCCTCTCAATACTTATTCACAAATCGGAGAATATAATGATGAAGTGAGAGCTTATAATGCAAAATTTGAAGCACAATGGCAGAATATTGATGCTCAAACTTTAACAAAAATGGGACAAAATTTATTTTTGGTTCAATGCTCACAATGTCATGGAATCACTACGGAAGGGATGAATGGCACAGCAGCAAATTTGGCAGAGTGGGGTAGAGAAGAAGGAATCATTGCAACAATTAAAAATGGTAGTAAAGGTTTAGGCTATATGTTGGGAGATATGTTGCCTCTTAGCGAAGTTGCTCCCGGCGTAGTAGATTCTGAAGAAGCGCAAAAAGCAGTTGCTGCTTATGTAATGGCGGAAATTTCTGAAGTTAAAAATACAAAATATCCAGACTTGGTTGCAAAAGGTAAAGAACTTTATAGTGCTGCAACATGTAATGCTTGTCATGGTGAAGATGGCGCAGGAATGGGTGGTATGGCACCAGATCTTACTAAATATGGAACACCAGCATTTGTGGCTGAAGTGCTTGAAAAAGGCAAAAAAGGACATATTGGTATTATGCCAACTTTTAAAACTCAAATGCTAACTGATAAGCAAAAAGAAGCTTTGGCACATTTTATCTATTCAGAGAAAAACTAA
- a CDS encoding KpsF/GutQ family sugar-phosphate isomerase produces MQDFTKIAKEVFDLESNAILGLKSFVGEDFNAVILKILNLKGRLVISGMGKSGHIGAKIAATLASTGTPSFFMHPAEALHGDLGMLTCEDALLAISNSGESEEILRLIPSIKVRQIPLIAMSGKVHSTLAKESDYFLNVSVEQEACPLQLAPTSSTTATLAMGDAIAVALMRARNFKSEDFALFHPGGSLGRKLLTRVRDIMVSENLPLVMPNTPFKELIAEMTSKKLGMCLVVEQSKLLGIITDGDLRRALSAEKFNAFACEIMTKNPKTISSNAMATEAESLMLEYKIKELIVQDGECLAGIVQLYEIGRV; encoded by the coding sequence ATGCAAGATTTTACAAAGATAGCGAAAGAGGTTTTTGATTTGGAATCTAATGCGATTTTGGGATTAAAATCATTCGTCGGTGAGGATTTTAATGCAGTGATACTTAAGATTTTGAATCTTAAGGGGCGTTTAGTAATCAGTGGTATGGGAAAGTCTGGGCATATAGGGGCAAAGATTGCCGCAACTCTTGCAAGCACAGGAACACCTAGCTTTTTTATGCACCCTGCTGAAGCTTTACACGGGGATTTAGGTATGCTTACTTGTGAGGACGCCTTGCTTGCGATTTCAAATTCTGGAGAAAGTGAAGAAATTTTACGCTTGATTCCCTCCATCAAAGTGCGTCAGATTCCATTAATTGCAATGAGTGGTAAAGTGCATTCTACGCTCGCAAAAGAAAGTGATTATTTTTTGAATGTTAGTGTTGAGCAGGAAGCTTGTCCTTTGCAGCTTGCTCCTACGAGTTCAACAACGGCGACACTCGCAATGGGAGATGCGATTGCAGTGGCTCTAATGCGTGCGCGCAATTTTAAGTCAGAAGATTTTGCATTGTTTCACCCAGGAGGTAGCTTAGGGCGCAAACTCCTCACTCGTGTAAGAGATATTATGGTGAGTGAAAATTTACCGCTTGTTATGCCTAATACGCCCTTTAAAGAATTAATTGCTGAGATGACTTCTAAAAAGCTTGGTATGTGTTTAGTAGTAGAACAAAGTAAATTATTGGGTATCATCACAGATGGTGATTTGCGCAGGGCTTTGAGTGCAGAAAAATTCAATGCGTTTGCTTGTGAGATTATGACTAAAAATCCTAAAACAATTTCAAGTAATGCGATGGCAACAGAGGCAGAATCTCTTATGCTAGAGTATAAAATCAAAGAATTGATTGTCCAAGATGGCGAATGTCTAGCGGGAATTGTGCAACTTTATGAAATCGGTAGAGTTTAG
- the purE gene encoding 5-(carboxyamino)imidazole ribonucleotide mutase, producing MEFVAILMGSKSDYEVMSACIKVLEKFDVAYEVIISSAHRSPNRTKEYVKNAEQKGAKVFIAAAGMAAHLAGAVASQTTKPVIGVPLKGGALEGLDALLSTVQMPSGMPVATVALGKIGAVNSAYLAMQILALSDAELGGKLKEDRVMKAKNVELDSSDIEVIL from the coding sequence ATGGAATTTGTGGCAATTTTGATGGGAAGTAAAAGTGATTACGAAGTGATGAGCGCGTGTATCAAGGTGTTAGAAAAGTTTGATGTTGCGTATGAAGTCATTATTAGTTCGGCACATCGTAGCCCGAATCGCACAAAAGAGTATGTCAAAAATGCAGAGCAAAAGGGCGCAAAAGTTTTTATTGCTGCAGCGGGTATGGCGGCACATTTAGCAGGAGCGGTGGCATCACAGACGACAAAACCTGTGATTGGTGTGCCTCTAAAAGGTGGAGCTTTAGAAGGTTTGGACGCTTTGCTTTCTACCGTGCAAATGCCCTCTGGTATGCCTGTTGCTACTGTGGCTTTAGGGAAAATTGGCGCAGTCAATAGTGCGTATCTTGCGATGCAAATCTTGGCATTAAGTGATGCGGAATTGGGCGGAAAACTCAAAGAAGACCGCGTGATGAAAGCGAAAAATGTGGAATTGGATTCTAGCGATATTGAAGTGATTTTGTAA